Below is a window of Impatiens glandulifera chromosome 2, dImpGla2.1, whole genome shotgun sequence DNA.
AGTCCGTCTGTGAAGTTTAACAGTCCGGATAGAGTAATCGAGTTTCCACCTTCATCTGCACCGGGGAAACCGCCTCGTAACTCCGGCGGAGGTCCGTCGTATTGCTCACGTCCTCCACCGCCACCGCCACCGCCGATCTTCTTCTTACGATGAGTGAGATTGATCGAGCAATCGATATCCTCGATGACTATAATCGATTTGGAGCTCGTCTTCATGAGTAACTTCCTCAACTCGGAATTGTTATGCACCTCTGTTAATTCCAGGTCGTAGATATCGTAGCCGAGGAAATTAGCCATGGCGGCAATCATACTCGACTTACCAGTTCCTGGAGGACCGTATAATAGGTAACCTCTCTTCCACGCCCTACCTGTTTTCTGATAAAAAGACTGTCCGTTAGCGAAATCCTTCAGATCCGCCATGATTTGCTGTTTTAATTTTGGATCCATAGCTAGGGTATCAAATGTGCTCGGATGCTTAAACGGCACAGATTCCCAAGGATGTCCTCTAGAATCGAGAGATCCGCCGCGGGAGTTTGTGTAAAGAAACCGATCCTGATTCTTCCTTCTGATTTCATTCGCCTTATCCATGATATGATCGAGGTAAGGTTCGAGAATGAGACATTTCTCTCTTTTCCGAATCCTGAGAGTGAATCCGCGTTTCTCATCGGGAAGCGGTCGCCAGGAGAGCGTTTGCGATTGACGCTGAGTGACGACGTGTTCCCAAAGGACGGGTACACCTCTGAAGACGTCGACGAGTCGGTCGTTGTTGGCGAGGCCGAAGGTGACTGCGGATGAGTTAACGGCGCGAGTTAGACTGAGTCGACTGGTGCCTGTTGATGAGGCGGTGGTTGAAGCGGCGGATGTGCTTAGGTAGAGTTGAGCTGCGTTGTAGAGTTCGTTTGTGTTGACGCCGTCGATTTCTGTGATGTCGTAAAAGCAGTAGGATGAACACCAGTTGAAGAGACGATTGAAGAGCTTTGCTATAGCAAAACGGAGCTCCGGTGGAAGAACAGTGTGAAGGAGACTTTGACAGAAAGCCCAAACTCCCATCATCGATGCCAAAGAGGTCCAGAATTCCTTCATTTTTGTATCAATggcttcttttattttctttaattaattaattaattctctcTCTCTGTAGGAAGCATTCGCATGAATGAATGATGGATGGATGGAGCAGTAGTTTTGAGTTCAAGACGTCGCTATATTTATAGTCGAGGGTAAAATGGTATCCagctcttttttctctcttttttctttttctattcttttttatctattttaattcttaattatatttttttaaacaaatttaaataatataaaattttaaaaaccttaACCATTTGTCACATAACCCCTTATCAAACAAGCTTGTAGCCTTGtaggtttttttattaaaaacaaatttcttaTTTGAGGTAAAGAAGAGTGAGTTATTTAAGTAAAATAGTCCAAATATTTTAGTCAATTTTCATTTTCTAGAAAATggaattatatatttgtttagacACGACTTGTGGagaaaaaacttatttatccCTCCTTCCCccattaatttatgatattattagtTTGTTTGGATTGggttatttgtatttttagggtgaaaaaaacaataattttaaagaggccataattattttattttattttttttaaaatgacataaatggtattgatatacatatatataaagaaaatgttACCATAAAGATTAAACACATAGCtcgcaaacacatttaacccGACGTAGACTCGAACCCAGTATCTTTCAAGGAggctgaaaaaataaaacatatttcaaatagaaggtattttagtattttgttttaatgaattgaatggtataaagaaaaaaaaataagaaatgaagtaatatttgattagtttagattatttaaataattcaaaccaaACAAGATGACTGAGagttttcttttctctttattttttttcatttaactaaTTTGATTTGATATGGATTTTTGTAaggtttttataaaaagaaaatttaaaaatgtctcacattattattattaaattatttattttataattaaaatatgttttttttttattaattttgaatataaaataatattttagtaattaaattaattacaaactcaattttttatatgtataaaatattttattatttagtagtATATAATgtactattaatttttttttaattaaatgataactAGCATGACACTTCATTGTTACGGTTCtcgtttaaactcaaagcgtttccataaataatttaaacgtTTATGGTTGTGGAAAGAGATAATATATTCTGTAATCAAAATTGATTATTGTGCCCCTCACAAAAGAGATTGATGTGACTAAAAACGCATTAATCTTCAATGTGTGAGGACACAAAGATCCAGAATTATTCTAATTCTTGAGAATTAGATCCTAAGTTTGAGATGTTCTAGGtggaaaaaatttattatttttatttaacttgtatgccatattaaaatatataatagttttatagttagattaattaatgtattaCAATCTAATTGGTTAAATTTTATAGCAATACTATTAAGTTACATATTCAAATCTtgtagaaattatttatttttttggcctTGGAAGGGTGATActagtttatttctttttagAAAATAAGTATAAGTATCATATTTTTCTAGTGTGACAGTGatttttatacattttgatGTAAGAAATCTGTACACATATATACagtgttttgttttgttttgttattattttcagGAATCTTAAGTAGTTGTACCTAGCATGTTAAAGATGTCTACGATGTGTTATAATCAAAGAAAGAAAATCATTTTGtgtgttttataattaataccaATAATAATGTATAACTCTGTCACTGAACCAGTAGTACTACTCTTCTGATCATAAACCAGACCAGACCAATTATATATGACATGTATCCTTTAACATTTGTCCAATCTTTTGGCCATTCGAGTGGATGAGGACCCTATATAGTACATACCTTTGTTTCATtctatatactttttttttcttttcttttttttcaatatcatCATATTGAAAAGTTCATTTATTTACTGGatttcaacttttattaaatttgaatgttACTAAAATGTAACTATAATAAGATTCATTTACCTTGGTAGTGGAATAAGAAGATTAATGTTATATTGtatcattttgaattttcatgattattttaaaatatatttattattgttgtaTTTGTCTTTAAGAAAAAGAATTCAAGCTTATCTGACTTAACAACAACCAaacaaataaactaaatcactttacaagatattttaatattctgagttaataattaatttcatataatgaaatataattcaATCTAATCTAGATCACATGCTCCAAAAGATTAGGTATTAAAATGTTCagagtgaaaaaaataataatttattgataattttaaggtggtaatggtttttttttttttttttttaaaaatttaaaagagtatatatatatatatatatatatatatatataataaaatttaaaataaaatgtattttaatattttgttaatgatttgagtgatattatagaaataaaaaattgaaattgcaatattcttgttccttagagtttgtttgatttatttttttttacctaaattttaatattattccaTCACTTTTTATATTCATCtaaataccaaaatattatttaatatattttctctcatacttctatctcatttatttatagagtaaaataatcaattaatttaatttttttatttatttttaaattaagtcaaataaagattttatccaagatataaataaaacccaatatcaaacaagctaaaagaaaatataaatgaaaagactagctagctagctatgGTAGCTCTACATGGGGTTAGGAGCTTGGCTGGCGATGGGGACATCCtacacaaataatataataataataatagataaatagaTAGCTGAAACCAAACAAGAAACAAAAgagaaacattattattatgtgTTACATTTTACTAAAGtccatataaaataaaaggacTAGAAAACAAATTGAATATTTGGCTTGTTTTGAGTTTGAGACACAGTGGAGGCCCCAGGGCCTTATGGGGTCCTGGACTTTGTTGTTTTAGACTGACCCTTTTCCTTCACACTCAACATCATttccaattaattaaataatttattttttttccgtataaaaacatgttaaataattttaacaaatcaTATCATAAAACCATTTagaccaatatatatatactacaaCCGCATGTAgataaaatcaatataatgattcatcaatcatatatattatattgatccattaatcatcattataaaCCATTTATATTAATACATGATGAATTGCATAAACCATTCACATTCATTGCAtgtatatatagaataataattatgatatttgtttatatatatatatatatatatatatatatatatatatatatatatatatatatatatatatatatatatatatatatatatatatatattaaattcatatattGAACTCCAGTTGTATTCAAgcaaaaaaatacaaatagagagttagaatcaaattATGTTATCAGCCAAGTGTTACAGGCAACTTTCAGCCATAGCCATGTGTTGAGAGTTTCAAAACACATCAGAAACCATGTAATTTACAGTTTTTGTAATCaattaatgaaattgttttatcatttaaataaaatagtttcaaatctcaaataatttaagGGTTAGCTTGATTCAGCTTATTGACGTTAGCTTATTCGTGGTAAGTTTTGATAAGATTTCAACTTATTTAATGTTAAGCTTGGGTaggtttgattcaacttatttattttttatatttataatattatttaataattaatattatatatatttattaatttgattttaatattaataaatgatttaaattaaaaaataacttatttaaattatattaatatgttaatttttgttaatatataattttaaatattaataaataacttaaattaaaaaataatatattttaaaataaataatattaatatattaatttttataaatttataattttaaatatattcaaaaaatatatatatatatatataatataaaaaatatataaatatatataaaaatatttaataatattttaaattttccaaAACCTCTATTGAAAATCACTCTTTTgtgtctatttttatttttatatttaattttttcaaaaaacatttaaatgattcattcaattattgaaaagtaatttattattattattatatatatttttattttttcacatcCTTTTACCCAATCTTTTaattgtcaattttatttttggcaTCTCACCCTccttctattttatttaatcaattcatttcaattataatatatacttttatattattaattaagactAGTTTGAtctttaaaactatatttataaattaaaaaaataaaaatgtatttatatttcatatattgttttattattttatatattaagatacatatattataaataataaataaaaatgtatttaaatgtatattttattattataataattttatataaatatataaaattattagaaatatatGAAATAGATGTGAGAGAATTAATAAAAGGATTATAAAGAGattaaatagatgagagaaattaataaaataattagaaatgaattaaataaataagagaaaataaataaataaaaatatttaaaattaatgagagagaaaaatgttgAGATTATAAGCTTAAAAGTTGATTTGATGAGAGATCAgggaggtagagagaaaattaagtttaaacgcaaaaatatgtttaattataattttttgcatGAGCTTATTACGCAAACACAAGCGCAGCTTTAAATGCTGAATCAAACCAGGCctaaattagtaattaaaatattataatttaaaatatattaatgaattttattattatctgacctaaataatatatatattatcaagcCTTGTTAATTGCATGTCTTTTTTAGAAGACAAGTCTTATTCAGATTTCAGACAAGTGAGATTatgaaatatcaatttattGGAATGAAAGGGTACGTACGTAGTATTTAGTTTTCCAATTattaatagatatttttatgtaattttttaaataaatatatttgattttcttaattatcatatgttttttttttctcattttctattatttatttacaaaccAAAGTTCAAATAAGGGTGTTTGaactggatttttaaaatatataaatataaaacaaaatatttgattttaaagtgTTTTAGAATAATCTGGTTTAATTTTGTCtcaaataacattatatttaattcaaatattaaaattttaaatttttataaaaaaaaatgtattttgtcattataaatttatatatctaatgactttttccaaataattcaaataaatagaaCAAATGATTTGAAAAATTCCCTAATTAAATAACTCCAAACAactcataataaaaaatatatctgcATTATATATTAGGGCTTATTCggattaagattttttaaaaaacctagaggaagaaaataataatgattggtgatgattttgaaaaagtgatgattatttttgataaatgacttaaagagtattgatatatataaataaaataaaaataataatttaaaataaatagtattttagtattttgattaataaaatgagtgatatgattgttaagaagtgatggattggaaaattgattttgtttgaatttttcaaataagcCAAAGAAAACAATGCTATAACAACAATACAATTGTACAATAATAgaaaaagtattataatattcaattgatcatttaaattggataaaaagtaattaataattaagcatcatttttaCATTGAAAAACGGGTTTAATTATAATGTGACTGAAAAGTTGACTTTCAGTCAAATCGGTATTGTCATGATCATCCACCTCAGAGAATCAATTGTATTTTCATTTAGGCTAcctatatattaattgaaaaaagaTTCTAGAGCATGtttgatgtattttttatttaataaatcaattatttttatattaataaattttattttataaaaaagtaaattacttaaaataaatgactaaactatttttttatattatacaattatatataataaaaaaacttgataatttaaataattttcaaaaatatataaaattaataatgtgatAGTTGTTTTTTTACTAGGttcattgtttttgtttttgaaacatgaataattgaatattacttttataatattttgaatgtaaTTAACAGACagataattaatattgttagattacatattttataataaaaaaatatttttaattaattgacttGATATGTCACgttagaaatatttaaaaataatgtatttaaatttagtttacttaaataataaactaattcaatattatttaattcatcgTTTCATATTAtatcactaaatttattaattaaaatgttaaatactCTATATTTTAAACGAGGAAACATAAGAGATAATGATACGTCAATGTATCAAtgaaaagaaatagaaaaaaaagaaaaattttgttattttcaattaataattagattccTTCTTATtctctctcccaatcatttctcattttaaatattaatatctttaaagaataattataacaaattattttttttcgaaatcattttcaataataattttttaaataatttaggttattaaaaaaattgtataaattccAAAAGCTTGTTTTTATCTATGGTTATCTaagaatatatatgattttaaaattttgttagatGGAGAagtctattatttaatataatttggattaattttttttttaataaaattatcataaaatattttaatttttaattaataaatcaagtgatttaatgattaaaataatatatataatttttgaaatgtttaagaGGCTAAGATCAACCAAGCTCTAAATCACCATTTTATCCACAAATCAAAGATTGTTTGCTAGGTGTCGCGGAAAATGATGTTATAGTTTAGAAATATTGTTTGAtgataaagagaaataaatgaaaatatttaagtttaatttttaaaatactttttgaatttaatatttaaatattttaaaatttaaaagtataggtagttcaatatttttaataactttattaCAGGAGTGATAGATAATagaaatgaaatatttgaaaatataagatatttttcaTAGCTgaagggtattaatatataatataaaataataaattaaaataaagagaattttaatattgtgtataatgaatttaaaatttttaaataattcaaattgaaCATTGTGGGCATAgacaaattgtaaaatatagACAGTAGCATGCTGTatttgttctattttttttaaccttaacaaatctaaatagaCTTAATTAAACTTAacttgtgatttttttattatccataaaatatttatgttttaattttttttagcataataaattttttatattagttatctAATGGTTTAAAGATAAACTGAATACATTTTGTCatgtatttaattttactcacatgcatgtcattttttatattaagttaaaatcCTCCCAAACTTATTtataagtgtaataattaactttctttttcataaaCAATATTCACTAAACTAAAGAACTTatccatttaataaatttaaaacaacaaatttctatacaaatactatatatatcACCAGTTAATTTAACCAATGCTAATATGTCCTTCCACCAGTGGTTTGCCAAACAAGTTTGAACTTCAACTTccgaaattaatttattttggttccttcttttaaaatcatttacctcatttcttaataatttttttaatttaatatttttattaatattataactcattattaaatatattttaaatttaattaattaaaattttatatttatatctatacaattaaattattatttttatataatataattcttATCACAACTTTAATTtctattgtttatattttaatatttgtaaaatttaaaataaataattttaaattttaaatcattatattaaattatattcatattataaagttaatattttttttacatggtTAAAtctacttttaataaataatagtatgtgaaatattttataaaaaaataaataaatgtatcaaaGACCATCTATTCGAACTAAAATAGATAAATCATAAAGACCACTCGTTTATGAGAAGGGTAGTTAAAGAAGATCTTATTgtgttataattattaaaatatttaaattaattatgtattaaataaaataattataaaaaatattaaatgttataatataatgtactatataaaattaataattttaaatatataaataattaaatttagaatatatttaataataaaataaaatattaataaaatataaaataaaaataaataagataactgagttttagaatatttttttattcaagtttGTACTGGAAATTTAGTTTGTATTGGAAATTTAGTGTTcattgaaaaaagaagaaagtaGTCATTTTGTAACGAGGTCAACTTCCACTATTAAATACGTACAATTATCGAGAATTATTGCTGATAGCGAAAGAATGCTTTCGGAAATATTAATATCACCGAAAGTAAATTGTTGCCCTTTGTAGATAGTTGTTAATATTACCGAGAACAAAGGGTTATCGTTagtgataattattattatcgaGAGCAATTGGACgatattcatttaatattatcaCCAAGAGCACCCGACTAGAGATGACAACGGGTATCCTACCTGCCGGGTCGTGAAGTACCTATCTTCGAACCCGACTTTCATTATAATACCCGACCCCGAGTCCGATGGGTATCTATACTTCTATCCCCATCCCTGATTCATCAGGTACTCGATTCCCAACgagtaccccattacccgattaaaaaacttataaaattataaagcttgaagaataaaaacataactttaataattttaaattagtaatatagaaatgttaaaagtaaaaataaaacaaatacttACCTACATACTTATTTTGTAAATCTTGAGAAAAATAATCTAGagtagagaaaaaataaaatataattgaaaaaaaagttagagAAGGAATATGAAGAATGACGAGAgataaacaatattttgttaataaaataaaagttgaagatttatgtagagaaatatatttttggggaataaaataaatttaaagttggCGTGTTGTTTATTAACGATGATGTTTAAAATGGAGTGTGGATAAGACCAAATTAAATGatgtatatttaatgatatttgtaataatgacgaatttgaaaaattacacattaaaactaataaaaaaattaatattaatatagtcgggTATCGGATTTGGGTTTTgcacactccccatccccgtACCCGACCAGGTACCTTCTTCCATTCTTCATGCCCGACcctgaacccgatttaaaatactcaaACTCGACCATCAGATACCTACGGTATCGGGTATAAGGGTAACCATTGCCATCTCTACACCCGACAATGCTCTcggtaaaaatattattattttccccTAGTCCGCGACCGCCTCTTTCT
It encodes the following:
- the LOC124927456 gene encoding AAA-ATPase At5g57480-like, yielding MKEFWTSLASMMGVWAFCQSLLHTVLPPELRFAIAKLFNRLFNWCSSYCFYDITEIDGVNTNELYNAAQLYLSTSAASTTASSTGTSRLSLTRAVNSSAVTFGLANNDRLVDVFRGVPVLWEHVVTQRQSQTLSWRPLPDEKRGFTLRIRKREKCLILEPYLDHIMDKANEIRRKNQDRFLYTNSRGGSLDSRGHPWESVPFKHPSTFDTLAMDPKLKQQIMADLKDFANGQSFYQKTGRAWKRGYLLYGPPGTGKSSMIAAMANFLGYDIYDLELTEVHNNSELRKLLMKTSSKSIIVIEDIDCSINLTHRKKKIGGGGGGGGREQYDGPPPELRGGFPGADEGGNSITLSGLLNFTDGLWSCCGSERIFVFTTNHIEKLDPALLRSGRMDMHIFMSYCSFPSLKILLKNYLDYGDGDLAENVEKQLEDVIDKAEMTPADVSEVLIKNRRDRVKAVAELMEVLKGRSEKNRGKDGIRREEEEQEKRALDSVIDLNSDEIDDQLRSEICKKGAAGEEDDDESDKPN